A region from the Rosa rugosa chromosome 6, drRosRugo1.1, whole genome shotgun sequence genome encodes:
- the LOC133716620 gene encoding glutathione S-transferase T3-like gives MGLRKDSRRHNEEVVLCQAWITVGGDGCVGKDQMSDLLWNRVSEDYNAHKPAGCITRTPSSCQARWKKISRTCMKWRQALNKVEHFQRRSGQNMEDELMNVKSMYYDSVGQDFVFEHCWQYLKNMKKFGKTPTMENTNFSVPTPVDLDEDGTSTNEEEPTSSRNAHPQGQKAQKLAKKKGNKQDVDGLRLQMQKCYEQTEREYQQRQQQFEEGQVIEQLVEDARTMMVDPSIFTPRKRSYWERKQDK, from the exons ATGGGTCTAAGAAAGGATTCTCGGAGGCATAATGAAGAAGTTGTTCTTTGCCAAGCTTGGATCACTGTTGGTGGTGATGGTTGCGTCGGAAAAGATCAAATGTCGGATTTATTGTGGAATCGTGTTTCGGAGGATTACAATGCTCACAAACCAGCGGGTTGCATAACTAGAACACCTTCTAGTTGTCAGGCTCGTTGGAAGAAAATAAGTCGGACATGTATGAAGTGGCGCCAAGCTCTTAACAAGGTCGAACACTTTCAACGAAGAAGCGGCCAAAATATGGAGGACGAG CTCATGAATGTTAAATCGATGTACTACGACTCGGTTGGTCAAGATTTTGTGTTTGAGCATTGTTGGCAATActtgaaaaatatgaaaaagttCGGGAAAACGCCAACAATGGAAAACACCAACTTTAGTGTTCCTACTCCTGTCGACTTGGATGAAGATGGAACATCCACAAATGAGGAGGAGCCGACTTCATCAAGGAATGCACATCCTCAAGGACAGAAAGCTCAGAAGCTAGCTAAGAAAAAAGGTAATAAGCAGGATGTGGATGGACTACGACTTCAAATGCAGAAATGTTATGAACAAACAGAGCGTGAGTACCAACAAAGACAACAACAGTTCGAGGAAGGTCAAGTAATTGAGCAACTTGTTGAGGATGCTCGCACGATGATGGTGGATCCATCAATTTTCACCCCAAGAAAGAGGAGTTATTGGGAGAGGAAGCAAGATAAGTAG